The following proteins are encoded in a genomic region of Glycine soja cultivar W05 chromosome 17, ASM419377v2, whole genome shotgun sequence:
- the LOC114391508 gene encoding uncharacterized protein LOC114391508, with translation MKLEETLAQFMQVPMSNQKSTESAIKNLQVQVGQLAKQLAERPSNSFTSNTEKNPKEDYKAMITRSRMVIQVEEIELEESVEEAEGVEEEDKVVECKEVPYPLVPSRKDKERHLARFLDIFKKLEITLPFGETLQQIPLYAKFLKDMLTKKNQYIHSDRIMVEGNCNVVIQRILPPKHKDPGVVTIPCSIGEVALVDRFITRPYGVIEDVLVKVKHLIFPTDFIVIDIEEDVDIPLILGRPFMSTARCMVDMGKKMLQMGIEDQKINFDLFHEDKDPPSQNVCLKVHVMEEKRPEKKVLEVGTLLDHG, from the exons ATGAAGCTagaagagactctagctcaattTATGCAAGTGCCAATGTCTAACCAAAAGAGCACAGAGTCTGCAATTAAGAATCTGCAAGTTCAAGTAGGCCAGCTTGCAAAGCAGTTAGCTGAAAGACCATCCAACAGCTTTACATCAAACACAGAGAAAAATCCTAAGGAAGACTACAAAGCAATGATAACTAGAAGCAGAATGGTGATTCAAGTTGAGGAAA TTGAACTTGAAGAAAGTGTTGAGGAAGCAGAAGGtgttgaagaagaagacaaagttGTTGAATGCAAAGAGGTACCTTATCCATTGGTACCCTCCCGGAAAGATAAAGAGCGACATTTagccagatttcttgatatcttcaagaaactagAAATTACTTTGCCTTTTGGAGAAACACTTCAACAAATTcccctctatgccaaatttttgaaggatatgCTAACCAAGAAGAACCAGTACATCCATAGTGACAGAATTATGGTGGAAGGTAACTGTAATGTTGTTATTCAACGCAttcttccacccaagcacaaagatcctggagtTGTCACGATACCGTGTTCTATCGGCGAGGTTGCA TTAGTTGACCGCTTCATCACAAGGCCatatggagtcattgaagatgttttggtgaaggttaAGCACCTTATATTTCCAACTGATTTCATAGTCATAGATATAGAAGAGGATGTTGacattcctctcattcttggccGCCCATTCATGTCTACTGCAAGGTGCATGGTAGACATGGGAAAGAAGATGTTGCAGATGGGCATAgaagatcaaaagatcaactTTGATTTGTTCCATGAGGACAAAGATCCACCTAGCCAAAATGTCTGTCTGAAAGTGcatgtgatggaggaaaagAGACCTGAGAAGAAGGTCCTTGAAGTAGGAACTTTGTTAGATCATGGATAA